From Streptomyces sp. SCSIO 75703:
CAGATCGCCGCCGGACCACGCGGCGAAGAGCAGCACGATCAGGCCGAGCGCGATCAGCATCCCGTACTGGCGCATGTTGCGGCGCAGCCCGTCGAGCATCAGCCGCAGCAGGCCGGCGCCGGTGTCCGGGCCGTCCCGGCCCGGCGGGGCGGGGGCCGGGCTCTTCGCGCTCACGTCGGTGCTCATCGGGATACCTCTTTGTCCTTCGTCATCTGGCGCATCAGCGCCTCCTGCGTGGCCTCGGCCCGCGAGAACTCGCCCGTCAGCCGCCCCGCCGCCATGGTGTAGACGCGGTCGCACATGCCGAGCAGCTCCGGCAGCTCGGAGGAGATGAGGACGACCGCCTTGCCCTCGGCGGCCAGCCGGTCGACGACCGTGTAGATCTCGTACTTGGCGCCCACGTCGATGCCCCGCGTGGGCTCGTCCAGGATCAGCACCTCGGGACCCGCGAAGATCCACTTGCTGAGGACGACCTTCTGCTGGTTGCCGCCGGACAACCTGCCCACCGGCTCGAACACGGTCGGCGCCTTGATGTTCATGGAGGTGCGGAAGCCCTCCGCGACCCGCCGCTCCTCGTGCTCGTCGACCACGCCGTGCCGGGCCACCTTGCCGAGCGCGGTCAGCGACACGTTCCGGTTGATGGTGTCGATCAGGTTCAGCCCGTAGTGCTTGCGGTCCTCGGTGACGTACGCGATGCCGTGCCCGACCGCCTCCGGGACGGTACGGGTGCGGACCTCGCGGCCGTCGCGCAGCACCGTGCCGCCCGCCCACCGCCCGTACGAGCGGCCGAAGACGCTCATCGCCAGTTCGGTGCGGCCGGCGCCCATCAGCCCGGCGATGCCGACGATCTCGCCGCGCCGCACCTCGAGGGAGACGTCGTCGACCACCTTGCGCTGCTGGTCGATGGGGTGGTGCACGGTCCAGTTGCGGATCTCCAGCGCGGGCGCCGCCCCGGCCTCCGGACGGTGCTCGGTGCGTTCGGGGAAGCGGTGCTCCAGGTCGCGGCCGACCATCCCGCTGATGATCCGGTCCTCGGTGGTCTCCGCGGCCCTGACGTCCAGCGTCTCGATGGTGCGCCCGTCGCGGAGGATGGTGACCGAGTCGGCGACCCGGCGGATCTCGTTCAGCTTGTGCGAGATGATGATCGAGGTGATGCCCTGTTCCTTCAACTGGAGGATCAGGGCGAGGAGTTTGCCGCTGTCCTCGTCGTTGAGGGCGGCCGTCGGCTCGTCGAGGATGAGCAGCTTCACCCGCTTGGAGAGCGCCTTGGCGATCTCCACGAGCTGCTGCTTGCCCACGCCGATGTCGGCGACGCGGGTCTCCGGGTGCTCGTGCAGCCCGACCCGGCGCAGCAGCGCGGAGGCGTGGCGCAGGGTCTCGTTCCAGTCGATCAGTCCGCGCCGGGCGTGCTCGTTGCCCAGGAAGATGTTCTCCGCGAGGGAGAGGTACGGCACCAGCGCCAGCTCCTGGTGGATGATGACGATGCCCTGCTGCTCGCTCGCCCGGATGTCCTTGAAGCGGCACGGCTTCGACTCGAAGAGGATCTCCCCCTCGTAGCTGCCGTGCGGGTGCACGCCGGAGACCACCTTCATCAGGGTCGACTTGCCGGCCCCGTTCTCGCCGCAGACGGCGTGGACCTCGCCCCGGCGGACGGTGAGCGTGACGTCGGAGAGCGCCTTGACGCCGGGGAAGGTCTTGACGATCGAGCGCATTTCCAGGACGGGTCCCGCCATGGTCGTGCCTTCCAATCCGTATCCGGCCCGGTTACTTGAGGTCGTTCTCGGTGTAGAAGCCGCCGTCGACGAGGATCTTCCGGTAGTTGGACTTGTCGACGCTGACCGGCTGGAGCAGGTAGGCGGGGACGACCTTGGCACCGTTGTCATAGGACGTGGTGTCGTTGACCTCGGGCTTCTTGTCGTTCAGCAGCGCGTCGACCATGCCGGTGGCGACCTTGGCGAGCCGGCGCAGGTCCTTGTAGACGGTCTGCGTCTGCTCGCCCGCCACGATCGACTTGACCGAGGCGATCTCGGCGTCCTGCCCGGTGACGATCGGCATGGGCTTGCCGGCCGAGCCGTAGCCGTCCGACTTCAGGGCGGACAGGATGCCGATGGAGATGCCGTCGTAGGGGGAGAGGACCGCGTCCACCCGGGAGCTGCGGTAGCTCGACGTGAGCAGGTCGTCCATGCGCCTTTGCGCGGTGCCGCCGTCCCAGCGCAGGGTGGTCACCTGGTTCAGCGCGGTCTGCTGGGACCGGACGACCAGCCGGCCCTCGTCCAGGTGGGGCTTGAGGACGTTCATCGCGCCCTGGAAGAAGTACTTGGTGTTGTTGTCGTCGTTGGAGCCGGCGAACAGCTCGATGCTGAACGGGCCCTTCTCGCCCTTCTCCAGGCCGAGCTTGTCGACGAT
This genomic window contains:
- the mmsA gene encoding multiple monosaccharide ABC transporter ATP-binding protein; translated protein: MAGPVLEMRSIVKTFPGVKALSDVTLTVRRGEVHAVCGENGAGKSTLMKVVSGVHPHGSYEGEILFESKPCRFKDIRASEQQGIVIIHQELALVPYLSLAENIFLGNEHARRGLIDWNETLRHASALLRRVGLHEHPETRVADIGVGKQQLVEIAKALSKRVKLLILDEPTAALNDEDSGKLLALILQLKEQGITSIIISHKLNEIRRVADSVTILRDGRTIETLDVRAAETTEDRIISGMVGRDLEHRFPERTEHRPEAGAAPALEIRNWTVHHPIDQQRKVVDDVSLEVRRGEIVGIAGLMGAGRTELAMSVFGRSYGRWAGGTVLRDGREVRTRTVPEAVGHGIAYVTEDRKHYGLNLIDTINRNVSLTALGKVARHGVVDEHEERRVAEGFRTSMNIKAPTVFEPVGRLSGGNQQKVVLSKWIFAGPEVLILDEPTRGIDVGAKYEIYTVVDRLAAEGKAVVLISSELPELLGMCDRVYTMAAGRLTGEFSRAEATQEALMRQMTKDKEVSR
- the chvE gene encoding multiple monosaccharide ABC transporter substrate-binding protein, translating into MRNRRAALAAVASAASLALALTGCGQNGEGGGEGDKGGADGATIGIAMPTKSSERWIADGANVERELKAKGYKTRLVYGEDDPDQQVSQIENMITQGVRALIVAAIDNKSLDNVMRQAKDAGIPVVSYDRLILGTEVDYYASFDNEKVGELQGGYIVDKLGLEKGEKGPFSIELFAGSNDDNNTKYFFQGAMNVLKPHLDEGRLVVRSQQTALNQVTTLRWDGGTAQRRMDDLLTSSYRSSRVDAVLSPYDGISIGILSALKSDGYGSAGKPMPIVTGQDAEIASVKSIVAGEQTQTVYKDLRRLAKVATGMVDALLNDKKPEVNDTTSYDNGAKVVPAYLLQPVSVDKSNYRKILVDGGFYTENDLK